From a single Nostoc edaphicum CCNP1411 genomic region:
- a CDS encoding glycosyltransferase family 4 protein, translating to MNILMLSSTFPYPATRGGTQVRTFNLLKYLSQRHTVTLATQRESDVTDAEVAGLRDCVDHLAIFERPPDSRTTGILQKIQRFGRFLQQGTPPSVLNRYSAEMQAWVDNWVEAGKCDVITCEHSVNEIYVQPHFQKQLKTIVNVHSSVYATCRNQLATGISENSLRDKINLPLLRRYEQSYCAKFSAIVATTEEDKIQLQEFNPNSEITVIPNGVDLVSFPNRTKDPGGHRLIFIGAMDNLANIDAVCFFSNEVLPEIQKLYPNTTFDIVGSHPVPEVLALNKKPGINVLGRVPSMAEYLHQATICVVPMRTGFGIKNKTLEAMAAGIPVVASDRGLEGLAVDVAE from the coding sequence ATGAACATTTTAATGCTATCTTCCACCTTTCCCTACCCAGCAACGCGCGGGGGAACCCAAGTCAGGACATTTAATTTACTTAAGTACTTGAGTCAACGCCATACTGTTACCCTTGCGACTCAACGCGAGAGCGATGTTACAGACGCAGAAGTAGCAGGATTACGCGATTGTGTGGATCATCTAGCCATTTTTGAACGCCCGCCAGATTCTCGAACCACCGGAATATTGCAGAAAATACAACGATTTGGTAGATTTTTGCAACAGGGGACACCCCCAAGTGTACTCAATCGTTACTCAGCTGAGATGCAAGCCTGGGTTGATAACTGGGTGGAAGCGGGGAAATGTGATGTGATTACCTGCGAACATAGCGTCAATGAAATTTATGTGCAGCCACATTTTCAGAAACAGCTAAAAACCATAGTTAATGTTCATAGTTCTGTTTACGCTACCTGTCGTAACCAACTAGCAACTGGCATTTCGGAAAATTCCCTCCGAGACAAAATTAATCTGCCACTTTTACGTCGTTATGAGCAAAGCTACTGTGCTAAGTTTTCGGCAATTGTCGCGACAACAGAAGAAGATAAAATTCAACTACAAGAATTTAACCCCAATAGTGAGATTACAGTTATTCCCAATGGCGTAGATTTAGTTTCTTTCCCCAACCGCACCAAAGATCCCGGAGGACATCGCTTAATTTTTATCGGTGCAATGGACAATTTAGCAAACATTGATGCTGTCTGCTTTTTCAGCAACGAAGTCTTGCCAGAAATCCAAAAATTGTATCCCAATACAACTTTCGATATTGTCGGTTCTCATCCGGTGCCAGAAGTTTTAGCACTTAATAAAAAGCCAGGGATTAATGTGCTTGGGCGTGTACCTTCGATGGCAGAATATTTACATCAAGCCACCATCTGCGTTGTACCCATGCGAACTGGGTTTGGCATTAAAAATAAAACTTTAGAGGCAATGGCAGCTGGTATACCTGTAGTAGCTAGCGATCGCGGTTTAGAAGGATTAGCCGTAGATGTTGCTGAGTAA